The Syngnathus typhle isolate RoL2023-S1 ecotype Sweden linkage group LG11, RoL_Styp_1.0, whole genome shotgun sequence genome contains a region encoding:
- the tp53rk gene encoding EKC/KEOPS complex subunit TP53RK: MSSQSNMLLMPDFLTTAELLKQGAEARVYRAVLLGKPTIVKERFPKRYRHAVLDEKLTHRRTVQEVRSILRCRRAGISAPVVYFVDYTSHCIFMEEIEASTTVRDHIASAQQSASSCSELEHLAKRMGHILAKMHDQDVIHGDLTTSNVLLSGPPDKGQSHLVLIDFGLSYISTLAEDKGVDLYVLEKAFLSTHPNTEALFETLLQSYTASSKKSQAVIQKLDEVRLRGRKRSMVG, encoded by the exons ATGTCAAGTCAAAGCAACATGCTGCTGATGCCCGACTTTCTCACGACTGCAGAGCTACTAAAGCAAGGCGCTGAAGCGCGAGTATACCGGGCTGTGCTTCTAGGGAAGCCGACTATCGTGAAAGAACGCTTCCCGAAACGTTACAGGCACGCGGTGTTGGACGAAAAACTGACACACCGTCGAACCGTGCAAGAGGTTCGTTCGATTCTTCGCTGCCGGAGAGCAG GCATATCAGCTCCCGTCGTGTACTTTGTGGACTACACCTCCCACTGCATTTTCATGGAGGAAATTGAGGCTTCGACAACAGTGCGTGACCACATTGCTTCCGCTCAGCAGTCCGCTTCCTCCTGTTCTGAACTGGAGCATCTGGCTAAGAGGATGGGTCACATCTTGGCCAAAATGCACGACCAAGAcgtcatccacggtgaccttaccacctccaacgtgctGCTGAGCGGTCCACCGGACAAGGGCCAGTCCCATCTGGTCCTCATCGACTTTGGTTTGAGTTACATCTCCACGCTGGCCGAGGATAAGGGGGTAGATTTGTATGTGCTGGAGAAAGCTTTCCTCAGTACTCATCCCAACACAGAGGCGTTGTTTGAGACGCTACTCCAGAGCTACACAGCCTCATCCaaaaaatcacaagcagtcattCAAAAGCTTGATGAAGTTCGTTTGAGGGGGAGAAAGAGGTCTATGGTGGGATGA